Genomic DNA from Microbacterium neungamense:
CCGTGATTGTCGAAGCAAGTGACGACGTCGGTGGCACTTGGCATGCGAACCGGTACCCGGGGGTCCGAACAGACAGCGAATCGCACTATTACTGCTTGTCCTTTGCCCAGGAAGTCACCGACTCCTGGTCTTGGACGGAACGCTATCCGAAAGGGGCAGAGGTCCACGCCTATCTTCGCCACGTGGCGGACAAGCTAGGACGTGTTGCTAAATCCATTGCAAGGCGGCGGAGAGGCAGAGCCCTGCCGCGTATGACCGGGCGGTCTTGTCGTAGCGGGAAGCGAGTCCGCGCCACTGCTTCACGAAGTTGAAGCACCGCTCGACGACGTTGCGGCCCTTGTAGCGCTCCCGTTGCTCATCGCCGAAGTCGATCGGACGGCCCGGCCGCTTGCGACGGTGCGCGATCTGGTCGTCGCGTTCGGGGATCGTGGCCTTGACGCCGCGCTCGCGCAGCCAGGCCCGGTTCTTCTTCGACGGGTAGCCCTTGTCCGCGAGCACCCGGTCCGGTCTCGTGCGCGCGGGCCCTCGGCCGGGGATGTGGATCTCGTCGAGTACGCAGGTGAACATGCTCGTGTCTGCGACCTGCCCGCCGGTGAGGACGAACGCCAGCGCCCGGGCCTTCCCGTCGCAGACGAGATGGATCTTCGTCGTCAAACCACCCCGTGACCGGCCGATCGCGTGGTCAGGAGGCTCTGGCCCGGACTTCTTGTAGTTCGACGGATCCCCCTGTGACCCGGGGCAAGGTCGCGCCATGCTGATGGACACGCGCGATCGAGGAATCCACCGACACGACCCAGTCGATCTCACCCTGAAGCGACGCCCGCTTCTGCACGTGGGTGAGCAGGTCCTCCCAGACGCCGTCGCTCGCCCACCGGCGGAAGTTCTTGTAGATCGTGTTCCAGCTCCCGAACCGGTCGGGCAGGTCTCGCCACGCCGATCCCGTGCGGAACCGCCA
This window encodes:
- a CDS encoding NAD(P)-binding protein yields the protein MANLHLLRRAGIDAVIVEASDDVGGTWHANRYPGVRTDSESHYYCLSFAQEVTDSWSWTERYPKGAEVHAYLRHVADKLGRVAKSIARRRRGRALPRMTGRSCRSGKRVRATASRS